A window from Nocardioides mesophilus encodes these proteins:
- a CDS encoding ABC transporter permease encodes MSTRVEQPPAAAAEAPAIRDRADVRRQVKLVVVLAIAAGLLLYFALSIDNATVKYVLGDRVSAEFPAKDLAAKPVVWVSFALVLGALVLAALNRLPRGWVATTAYVVSGLAFYAGFIVWAYSDQGEGAFQAAIANPLPGTIEIGTPLVLGALAGVMCERAGVINIAIEGQFLVGAFFASVAASLAFSAYMGLVGAVIAGVGIAALLALFALRYQVNQVVLGVVLIALASGLTAFLLSQIPSDPAIKQYLNEPPRLEELPIPVLSDLPVVGQALFNQTLLVYLMYASIFVVTFVLFQTRWGLRVRSVGEHPMAADTVGIKVNRVRWQAVLFGGVFAGLGGAYYTVGSTGAFDRDLSAGNGFIALAAVIMGRWHPVGATFAALFFGFMTNLQFQLALVDKIPTQFLGATPYLATIIAVAGFVGRVRPPAADGEPYVKS; translated from the coding sequence GTGAGCACCCGCGTCGAACAACCGCCCGCAGCGGCGGCGGAGGCACCAGCGATCCGGGACCGGGCCGACGTCCGCCGCCAGGTCAAGCTCGTCGTGGTGCTCGCGATCGCCGCGGGGCTGCTGCTCTACTTCGCGCTCTCGATCGACAACGCGACGGTCAAGTACGTCCTCGGCGACCGGGTCTCGGCCGAGTTCCCGGCCAAGGACCTCGCCGCGAAGCCGGTCGTCTGGGTCTCGTTCGCGCTGGTCCTCGGTGCGCTGGTGCTCGCCGCACTCAACCGGCTGCCCCGCGGCTGGGTCGCCACCACGGCGTACGTCGTCAGCGGGCTGGCCTTCTACGCCGGCTTCATCGTCTGGGCCTACTCCGACCAGGGCGAGGGCGCCTTCCAGGCCGCCATCGCCAACCCGCTGCCCGGCACCATCGAGATCGGCACCCCGCTGGTGCTCGGCGCCCTGGCCGGTGTGATGTGCGAGCGGGCCGGCGTCATCAACATCGCCATCGAGGGCCAGTTCCTGGTGGGCGCCTTCTTCGCCTCGGTGGCCGCCAGCCTCGCCTTCAGCGCCTACATGGGTCTGGTCGGCGCGGTCATCGCCGGCGTCGGGATCGCCGCGCTGCTGGCGCTGTTCGCGCTGCGCTACCAGGTGAACCAGGTGGTGCTCGGCGTCGTGCTGATCGCGCTGGCCTCCGGGCTGACCGCGTTCCTGCTCAGCCAGATCCCCAGCGACCCGGCGATCAAGCAGTACCTCAACGAGCCGCCGCGGCTCGAGGAGCTCCCGATCCCGGTGCTCTCCGACCTGCCCGTCGTCGGTCAGGCGCTGTTCAACCAGACCCTGCTGGTCTACCTGATGTACGCCTCGATCTTCGTGGTCACGTTCGTCCTGTTCCAGACCCGCTGGGGGCTGCGGGTCCGCTCGGTCGGCGAGCACCCGATGGCCGCGGACACCGTCGGCATCAAGGTCAACCGGGTCCGGTGGCAGGCGGTGCTGTTTGGTGGTGTCTTCGCCGGTCTCGGCGGCGCCTACTACACCGTCGGCTCGACCGGCGCCTTCGACCGCGACCTGTCGGCGGGCAACGGCTTCATCGCGCTGGCCGCGGTGATCATGGGCCGCTGGCACCCCGTCGGCGCGACGTTCGCGGCGCTGTTCTTCGGCTTCATGACGAACCTGCAGTTCCAGCTGGCGCTCGTGGACAAGATCCCCACCCAGTTCCTCGGCGCGACGCCGTACCTCGCCACGATCATCGCGGTCGCCGGCTTCGTCGGTCGGGTCCGCCCGCCGGCCGCCGACGGCGAGCCCTACGTGAAGAGCTGA
- a CDS encoding cytidine deaminase — MADDFDWPALTDEARRISRNAYAPYSHYPVGAAALADDGRLLTGCNVENAAYGVTLCAECGLVSSLVATGGGRLTHFVCVNGAGEVIMPCGRCRQLLFEHGGNELLLLTVRGVRPMSEVLPDAFGPDDLTR; from the coding sequence GTGGCCGACGACTTCGACTGGCCAGCGCTCACCGACGAGGCGCGACGGATCAGCCGCAACGCCTACGCGCCCTACTCCCACTACCCGGTGGGGGCCGCCGCGCTCGCCGACGACGGCCGGCTGCTGACCGGCTGCAACGTGGAGAACGCGGCGTACGGCGTGACCCTGTGCGCCGAGTGCGGGCTGGTCTCGAGCCTGGTGGCGACCGGGGGCGGCCGGCTCACCCACTTCGTCTGCGTGAACGGCGCCGGCGAGGTCATCATGCCGTGCGGCCGGTGCCGCCAGCTGCTGTTCGAGCACGGCGGCAACGAGCTGTTGCTGCTCACCGTGCGGGGGGTGCGGCCGATGAGCGAGGTGCTCCCGGACGCGTTCGGCCCCGACGACCTGACCCGCTGA
- a CDS encoding MaoC family dehydratase, with translation MRTFTTFEELADATGKELGTSDWVTIDQDRVDRFADATGDHQWIHVDVERAKAGPFGGTIAHGYLTLSLVPWLGSQVFALETPGAKLNYGVNKVRFPTPVPVGSRVRAHVSVVEVSDVPAGKQMVLRYVVELEGSDKPACVAESVVLLLP, from the coding sequence ATGCGCACCTTCACCACGTTCGAGGAGCTCGCCGACGCGACGGGCAAGGAGCTCGGCACCAGCGACTGGGTCACCATCGACCAGGACCGCGTCGACCGTTTCGCCGACGCCACCGGCGACCACCAGTGGATCCACGTGGACGTCGAGCGGGCCAAGGCAGGACCGTTCGGTGGCACGATCGCGCACGGCTACCTGACGCTGTCCCTGGTGCCGTGGCTGGGCAGCCAGGTCTTCGCGCTCGAGACCCCCGGCGCCAAGCTCAACTACGGCGTCAACAAGGTCCGGTTCCCCACGCCGGTGCCGGTCGGCTCGCGCGTCCGCGCCCACGTGTCCGTGGTCGAGGTGAGCGACGTGCCGGCCGGCAAGCAGATGGTGCTGCGGTACGTCGTCGAGCTGGAGGGCTCGGACAAGCCGGCCTGCGTCGCGGAGAGCGTCGTGCTGCTGCTCCCCTGA
- a CDS encoding RNA polymerase sigma factor — protein sequence MNPVEVADAITRVHHEEWARVVASLTRRFGDLDLAEEAAAEAFATAVERWPADGVPPNPGAWLTTTATRKAIDRIRRENKRDAKQREAQVLYADDPPQPLGAVDDERLRLIFTCCHPSLSMEARVALTLRLVGGLTVPEIAHAFLVQESTMGQRITRAKAKIKVARIPYRVPSTEDLPARVAGVLAVLFLVFNEGYLASGPDTDPVRRDLTAEAIRLTRMIRTLLPEDGEVAGLLALMLLTEARRTARVSATGELVTLGEQDRGAWDAAMVAEGHRLVRERLATGVAPGRYQILAAINAVHTSARDARDTDWSQVLALYDQLVRLDPSPIIALNRAVAVAELDGPEVALAAVDRLEETLAGYHAFHATRADLLRRLGRSRQARAAYDRGIELAGNTAETAYLTRRRDQLA from the coding sequence GTGAACCCGGTCGAGGTCGCGGACGCGATCACCCGGGTGCACCACGAGGAGTGGGCGCGGGTGGTCGCCTCCCTGACCCGGCGTTTCGGTGACCTCGACCTCGCCGAGGAGGCGGCGGCCGAGGCGTTCGCGACCGCCGTCGAGCGGTGGCCGGCCGACGGCGTACCCCCGAACCCGGGCGCCTGGCTGACCACCACCGCCACCCGCAAGGCGATCGACCGGATCCGGCGGGAGAACAAGCGCGACGCCAAGCAGAGGGAGGCTCAGGTGCTGTACGCCGACGACCCGCCCCAGCCTCTCGGCGCGGTCGACGACGAGCGGCTCCGGCTGATCTTCACCTGCTGCCACCCGTCGCTCTCGATGGAGGCCCGGGTGGCGCTGACGCTGCGCCTGGTCGGCGGTCTGACCGTGCCCGAGATCGCCCATGCCTTCCTGGTGCAGGAGAGCACCATGGGCCAGCGCATCACCCGGGCGAAGGCGAAGATCAAGGTGGCTCGCATCCCGTACCGGGTGCCGTCCACGGAGGACCTCCCGGCCCGGGTGGCCGGAGTGCTCGCGGTCCTCTTCCTGGTCTTCAACGAGGGCTACCTGGCCAGCGGTCCCGACACCGATCCGGTACGTCGGGACCTGACCGCCGAGGCGATCCGGCTGACCCGCATGATCCGTACCCTGCTCCCGGAGGACGGTGAGGTGGCCGGGCTGCTGGCGCTGATGCTCCTCACCGAGGCCCGCCGTACCGCCCGGGTCTCCGCGACCGGCGAGCTGGTCACACTCGGCGAGCAGGACCGTGGCGCCTGGGACGCGGCGATGGTCGCCGAAGGTCACCGGCTGGTGCGCGAGCGCCTGGCGACTGGCGTGGCTCCGGGTCGCTACCAGATCCTGGCGGCGATCAACGCCGTGCACACCTCGGCCCGCGACGCGCGCGACACCGACTGGTCGCAGGTCCTCGCCCTCTACGACCAGCTCGTCCGCCTGGACCCCTCGCCGATCATCGCCCTCAACCGGGCCGTCGCGGTCGCCGAGCTGGACGGTCCGGAGGTGGCGCTGGCCGCCGTCGACCGTCTCGAGGAGACGCTGGCCGGCTACCACGCCTTTCACGCGACCCGCGCCGACCTGCTGCGCCGGCTGGGCCGCAGCCGGCAGGCGCGGGCGGCGTACGACCGGGGCATCGAGCTGGCGGGCAACACCGCCGAGACCGCCTACCTGACCCGGCGCCGCGACCAGCTGGCGTGA
- a CDS encoding ArsR/SmtB family transcription factor yields the protein METTAEDTQLDAVFTALGDHTRRDIVARLSAGEATVKELAEPYAMSMQAVSQHIRVLERSGLISQGRHRQTRPCRLEPAALEAALSWIEESRRAWSERLDRLETHLARLQEGPEK from the coding sequence ATGGAGACCACTGCCGAGGACACCCAGCTCGACGCCGTGTTCACGGCGCTCGGGGACCACACCCGGCGAGACATCGTGGCCCGGCTGAGCGCCGGCGAGGCGACCGTCAAGGAGCTCGCGGAGCCGTACGCGATGAGCATGCAGGCTGTCTCGCAGCACATCCGGGTGCTGGAGCGGTCCGGGCTGATCAGCCAGGGACGGCACCGGCAGACGCGGCCGTGTCGACTCGAGCCCGCGGCTCTCGAGGCCGCGCTCAGCTGGATCGAGGAGAGCCGGCGCGCCTGGTCGGAGCGCCTGGACCGCCTGGAGACGCACCTCGCCCGCCTGCAGGAAGGTCCGGAGAAATGA
- a CDS encoding VOC family protein, which translates to MAVQRIKPNILSSDFEASRAFYNGVIGLEGGDGLDWILFFGTDKREVQLSVMALDIKAHHHPAVSIEVDDVDEVHARAVAAGAEITYPLTDEEWGLRRFFVRDPNGTIINVTQHAAQQPT; encoded by the coding sequence ATGGCCGTGCAGCGCATCAAGCCGAACATCCTCTCGAGTGACTTCGAGGCGAGTCGCGCCTTCTACAACGGCGTCATCGGGCTCGAGGGTGGTGACGGACTGGACTGGATCCTCTTCTTCGGCACCGACAAGCGCGAGGTCCAGCTCAGCGTCATGGCGTTGGACATCAAGGCCCACCATCATCCCGCCGTGTCCATCGAGGTGGACGACGTCGACGAGGTCCACGCCCGGGCCGTCGCCGCGGGTGCCGAGATCACCTACCCCCTGACCGACGAGGAGTGGGGGCTGCGAAGGTTCTTCGTGCGCGACCCGAACGGAACGATCATCAACGTCACGCAGCACGCCGCCCAGCAGCCGACGTAG
- the mraY gene encoding phospho-N-acetylmuramoyl-pentapeptide-transferase has protein sequence MKAILLSGLCALIVSLFSTRWAIRQFAAWGLGQLIREDGPQTHHVKRGTPTMGGAAVVVSVVIGYAFAKLLTWDLPSRSALLVLFLLVGMAGVGFLDDFIKVRKQRSLGLRSKAKLVGQTVVSLTFGFLALQPVLGDGAAATVSHRLSFARDVGPALPWVIVIVLIWFMVSGTSNATNLIDGLDGLLTGSATMVFAAYAVIGVWQNSHSCGSANGANGLCYQVASPLDLATVAAALAGACFGFLWWNASPAQIIMGDTGSLALGAAMAGLALLTRTELLLIVLGGLYVAVTGSVLLQVSWFKLTRRTTGVGRRIFRMTPLHHHFELLGWEQVTVVVRFWIIAGVCAAAALGIFYSDWLGSQG, from the coding sequence TTGAAGGCCATCCTGCTGAGCGGCCTGTGCGCGCTCATCGTGTCGCTGTTCAGCACTCGCTGGGCGATCCGGCAGTTCGCTGCCTGGGGTCTGGGGCAGCTGATCCGCGAGGACGGTCCCCAGACGCACCACGTGAAGAGGGGCACCCCCACGATGGGTGGCGCCGCCGTCGTGGTCTCGGTGGTGATCGGCTACGCGTTCGCCAAGCTGTTGACGTGGGACCTACCGTCGCGGTCCGCGCTCCTGGTGCTCTTCCTCCTGGTGGGCATGGCCGGGGTGGGGTTCCTCGACGACTTCATCAAGGTCAGGAAGCAGCGCAGCCTCGGGCTCCGGAGCAAGGCCAAGCTGGTGGGCCAGACCGTTGTGAGTCTCACCTTCGGGTTCCTGGCGCTCCAGCCCGTCCTGGGCGACGGGGCGGCAGCCACTGTCTCTCACCGGCTGTCGTTCGCGCGTGACGTCGGACCGGCGTTGCCCTGGGTGATCGTCATCGTGCTGATCTGGTTCATGGTGAGCGGGACCAGCAACGCCACGAATCTCATCGACGGTCTCGACGGGCTGCTCACCGGCAGTGCCACGATGGTCTTCGCCGCCTACGCCGTCATCGGCGTCTGGCAGAACAGCCACTCGTGCGGATCCGCCAACGGAGCGAACGGCCTGTGCTACCAGGTGGCCTCCCCGCTGGACCTGGCCACGGTCGCGGCCGCCCTGGCGGGCGCCTGCTTCGGGTTCCTGTGGTGGAACGCCTCCCCCGCCCAGATCATCATGGGGGACACCGGCTCCCTCGCCCTGGGGGCAGCCATGGCCGGCCTGGCGCTGCTGACGCGGACCGAGCTGCTGCTGATCGTCCTGGGGGGCTTGTACGTGGCCGTCACCGGGTCGGTGCTGCTCCAGGTGTCCTGGTTCAAGCTGACCAGGCGCACCACCGGCGTGGGCAGGAGGATCTTCCGCATGACCCCGCTCCATCATCACTTCGAGCTGCTCGGTTGGGAGCAGGTGACGGTGGTGGTCCGCTTCTGGATCATCGCCGGAGTCTGCGCCGCGGCCGCCCTCGGGATCTTCTACAGCGACTGGCTGGGCAGCCAGGGCTGA
- a CDS encoding maleylpyruvate isomerase family mycothiol-dependent enzyme, with the protein MTDPQLWVAPTYDRLADLLAAEPVDTWDAPSLCEKWSVRHVVAHMTMPVRLTPTQFGAEMVAAGGDFTVLSDTVAARDASLPVADLLDQLRSPSLHAWQPPGGGAAGALSHAVIHSLDVTIALGRPAVAPTEATTTVLDQLTAAHGAVFGLDLSGVRLEASDTGWSWGDGRLVRADSGSLVALLGGRMLPDGRTLRRH; encoded by the coding sequence GTGACCGATCCACAGCTGTGGGTGGCGCCGACCTACGACCGGCTCGCAGACCTCCTCGCCGCCGAGCCGGTCGACACCTGGGACGCACCGTCGTTGTGCGAGAAGTGGTCGGTGCGTCACGTGGTCGCGCACATGACCATGCCGGTGCGGCTGACCCCGACGCAGTTCGGCGCCGAGATGGTCGCGGCCGGCGGCGACTTCACCGTGCTCTCCGACACGGTGGCCGCACGGGACGCTTCGTTGCCGGTCGCCGACCTGCTCGACCAGCTCAGGTCACCGAGCCTGCACGCGTGGCAGCCGCCCGGTGGCGGCGCCGCCGGCGCACTGAGCCACGCCGTCATCCACTCCTTGGACGTGACCATCGCGCTGGGCCGGCCGGCGGTGGCACCGACCGAGGCCACCACGACCGTCCTCGACCAGCTCACCGCCGCCCACGGCGCCGTGTTCGGGCTCGACCTGTCCGGGGTCCGGCTCGAGGCCTCCGACACCGGCTGGAGCTGGGGGGACGGCCGGCTCGTCCGGGCCGACAGCGGCTCCCTGGTGGCGCTCCTGGGCGGCCGGATGCTGCCCGACGGCCGCACCCTCCGCCGCCACTGA
- a CDS encoding SRPBCC family protein, which translates to MNDDELIYRRVLHAPRELVWRCLTEPAELAQFWGPSGMTTPFDGIVVELRPGGRFETLMLGEHGSHRMIATFTDVVAPERLGWVEPASGMHTTSTLNDLGDGTTEVVIHQRHVPEPMRRPEARAGFLTSLDKLEQHLAHRLQGDRS; encoded by the coding sequence ATGAACGACGACGAGCTCATCTACCGGCGGGTCCTCCACGCACCGCGCGAGCTGGTGTGGCGGTGCCTCACGGAGCCCGCCGAGCTGGCGCAGTTCTGGGGCCCGAGCGGCATGACCACCCCGTTCGACGGCATCGTCGTAGAGCTCCGTCCCGGTGGCCGGTTCGAGACCCTGATGCTGGGCGAGCACGGCAGCCACCGGATGATCGCCACCTTCACCGACGTCGTCGCTCCCGAACGGCTCGGCTGGGTCGAGCCGGCGAGCGGGATGCACACCACCAGCACGCTCAACGACCTCGGCGACGGCACCACCGAGGTGGTCATCCATCAGCGACACGTTCCCGAGCCGATGCGCCGGCCCGAGGCCCGCGCCGGGTTCCTCACCTCTCTCGACAAGCTCGAGCAGCACCTCGCCCACCGCCTGCAGGGAGACCGATCGTGA
- a CDS encoding GNAT family N-acetyltransferase: MDFVVAESDQIDAETRVALRDLWRRAFDGRFSDDDADHAYGGVHVLARDGDRLVGHASAVPRRIRFGDQAWRGVGYVEAVATDPDRQGEGIGRATMQTLQAEIAERWPAALLSTGRATGFYERLGWERWRGVSYTQTATGAFPDGEHGGLMVLRLEPSVVPDLSVTVTCEDRPGDAW, translated from the coding sequence GTGGACTTCGTCGTCGCCGAGAGCGACCAGATCGACGCCGAGACCCGGGTGGCGCTGCGGGACCTGTGGCGCCGGGCCTTCGATGGTCGGTTCAGCGACGACGACGCCGACCATGCGTACGGCGGTGTGCACGTGCTGGCGCGGGACGGGGACCGGTTGGTCGGCCATGCCAGCGCCGTGCCCCGCCGGATCAGGTTCGGGGACCAGGCGTGGCGAGGCGTCGGCTACGTGGAGGCCGTCGCCACCGATCCTGACCGTCAGGGTGAGGGCATCGGGCGCGCGACGATGCAGACGCTCCAGGCGGAGATCGCCGAGCGCTGGCCGGCAGCGCTGCTCTCGACCGGGCGCGCGACGGGCTTCTACGAGAGGCTCGGCTGGGAGAGGTGGCGGGGCGTGTCGTACACCCAGACGGCGACGGGTGCCTTCCCGGACGGCGAGCACGGCGGGCTGATGGTGCTTCGCCTCGAGCCCTCCGTCGTCCCGGATCTGTCCGTCACGGTGACCTGCGAGGACCGACCCGGCGACGCCTGGTGA
- a CDS encoding thymidine phosphorylase, whose protein sequence is MAELHDAVEVITTKRDGGALSDSQIDWVVDAYTRGAVADEQMSALAMAILLNGMSRPEISRWTAAMIASGERMDFSALSRPTADKHSTGGVGDKITLPLAPLVAACGVAVPQLSGRGLGHTGGTLDKLEAVPGWQASLSNQAMLRQLEEIGAVICAAGAGLAPADKKLYALRDVTGTVEAIPLIASSIMSKKIAEGTGALVLDVKVGSGAFMKSLERARELAETMVALGTDAGVTTVALLTDMSTPLGLTAGNALEVRESVEVLAGGGPADVVELTVALAREMLTAAGVADVDPADRLADGSAMDVWRRMIAAQGGDPDAPLPVARETLVVPAPASGVLTRLDAMAVGVAAWRLGAGRARKEDPVQAGAGVELHAKPGDTVVEGQPLLTLHTDEPDRFDRAQAALDGGVEVAPAGTSYAPASIVIDRVSA, encoded by the coding sequence ATGGCTGAGCTGCACGACGCCGTCGAGGTCATCACCACCAAGCGTGACGGTGGTGCGCTGAGCGACTCCCAGATCGACTGGGTGGTCGACGCGTACACCCGCGGGGCGGTGGCCGACGAGCAGATGTCTGCGCTGGCGATGGCGATCCTGCTCAACGGGATGTCGCGCCCGGAGATCTCCCGCTGGACCGCGGCGATGATCGCCTCGGGGGAGCGGATGGACTTCTCGGCGCTCTCACGCCCGACGGCCGACAAGCACTCCACCGGCGGGGTGGGCGACAAGATCACCCTGCCGCTCGCGCCGCTCGTCGCGGCCTGCGGCGTCGCGGTTCCGCAGCTGTCCGGGCGCGGTCTCGGCCACACCGGCGGCACCCTCGACAAGCTGGAGGCGGTGCCCGGCTGGCAGGCCTCGCTGTCCAACCAGGCGATGCTGCGCCAGCTCGAGGAGATCGGCGCCGTCATCTGCGCGGCCGGAGCCGGCCTGGCGCCCGCGGACAAGAAGCTCTACGCGCTGCGCGACGTCACCGGCACGGTCGAGGCGATCCCGCTGATCGCCAGCTCGATCATGAGCAAGAAGATCGCCGAGGGCACCGGCGCGCTGGTGCTCGACGTCAAGGTCGGCAGCGGCGCGTTCATGAAGAGCCTGGAGCGGGCCCGCGAGCTCGCCGAGACGATGGTGGCCCTGGGCACCGACGCGGGCGTCACCACCGTCGCGCTGCTGACCGACATGTCCACGCCGCTCGGGCTGACCGCCGGCAACGCCCTCGAGGTCCGCGAGTCGGTCGAGGTGCTCGCCGGCGGCGGCCCCGCCGACGTCGTCGAGCTGACGGTCGCGCTGGCCCGGGAGATGCTCACCGCCGCCGGGGTCGCCGACGTCGACCCCGCCGACAGGCTGGCCGACGGATCGGCCATGGACGTCTGGAGGCGGATGATCGCGGCCCAGGGCGGCGACCCCGACGCGCCGCTGCCGGTGGCGCGGGAGACCCTCGTGGTGCCGGCACCGGCGAGCGGGGTGCTGACCCGCCTCGATGCGATGGCGGTCGGGGTGGCCGCCTGGCGGCTCGGCGCCGGCCGGGCCCGCAAGGAGGACCCGGTGCAGGCCGGCGCGGGCGTGGAGCTGCACGCCAAGCCCGGCGACACCGTCGTGGAGGGGCAGCCGTTGCTGACGCTGCACACCGACGAGCCCGACCGGTTCGACCGGGCGCAGGCCGCGCTCGACGGGGGCGTCGAGGTCGCGCCGGCCGGGACGTCGTACGCACCGGCCTCGATCGTCATCGACCGCGTCTCCGCCTGA
- a CDS encoding alpha/beta hydrolase produces the protein MGLHGGSGSSPRAEHQARGGRPTRGAAVRRRAPDEPLDVDVLIDDFEAVREHLGIEAWAVLGHSAGGGYALRYALRCPESVRAVVFDCPCWDGDLTDRLRLPVVAARLEEAGKVEAAAACRHLAAKPGRITAADESRLVMQELDESYLDLFFHTPESARAFEELMESAGFTEQQWARGMSHQPLLDAMYQPQVHLLAGLRVPSLLVHGRSDLVVPPEVVETYRTEVARGAVHTFAGSGHFAYHEEPEEYAGVIASFVREHAS, from the coding sequence CTGGGACTTCATGGCGGCTCAGGGTCATCGCCTCGGGCGGAGCATCAGGCTCGTGGGGGTCGACCAACGCGGGGTGCTGCGGTCCGGCGACGTGCCCCCGACGAGCCGCTCGACGTCGACGTCCTCATCGACGACTTCGAAGCGGTCCGCGAGCACCTCGGGATCGAGGCATGGGCGGTGCTCGGTCACTCCGCCGGAGGTGGCTACGCGCTGCGCTACGCCCTCAGGTGCCCCGAGTCCGTGCGTGCGGTGGTCTTCGACTGCCCGTGCTGGGACGGCGATCTCACCGACCGCCTCCGGCTGCCGGTCGTGGCGGCCCGTCTCGAGGAGGCGGGCAAGGTGGAAGCGGCAGCAGCGTGCCGTCACCTCGCTGCGAAGCCCGGGCGCATCACCGCGGCAGACGAGTCGAGGCTCGTCATGCAGGAGCTGGACGAGTCCTACCTCGACCTGTTCTTCCACACGCCGGAGTCCGCGCGTGCCTTCGAGGAGCTGATGGAGAGCGCAGGCTTCACCGAGCAGCAGTGGGCCCGCGGGATGTCGCACCAGCCGCTGCTCGACGCGATGTACCAGCCCCAGGTGCACCTGCTGGCCGGACTCCGGGTGCCCAGCCTCCTGGTGCACGGCAGGAGCGACCTGGTCGTCCCACCCGAAGTCGTCGAGACGTACCGCACTGAAGTCGCGCGGGGCGCCGTCCACACCTTCGCCGGCTCCGGGCACTTCGCGTACCACGAGGAGCCCGAGGAGTACGCCGGCGTGATCGCGAGCTTCGTGCGGGAACACGCAAGCTGA
- a CDS encoding ester cyclase, whose product MVEQAARSPVMVATEIFDALKRHDLDGMQLLAHDDVDDHFVAVGHFRGRKQVREFFDELLGAVPDLDIEVLEMVGDDRRAVVQWQATGTFTGTSFQGVHATGRGVDLLGCDVMTFEDGKLRRNTIYYDGLTFARQIGFLPREGSAADKAMTAAFNASVDVRARLRKQHEAPAKKDVA is encoded by the coding sequence ATGGTGGAGCAGGCAGCACGGTCGCCGGTGATGGTGGCGACCGAGATTTTCGACGCGTTGAAGCGGCACGACCTGGACGGGATGCAGCTGCTCGCCCATGACGACGTGGACGACCACTTCGTCGCGGTCGGCCACTTCCGCGGCCGGAAGCAGGTGCGGGAGTTCTTCGACGAGCTGCTGGGCGCTGTCCCGGACCTCGACATCGAGGTGCTCGAGATGGTGGGCGACGACAGGCGCGCGGTGGTCCAGTGGCAGGCCACCGGCACGTTCACGGGCACGTCGTTCCAGGGCGTGCATGCGACCGGCCGCGGCGTCGACCTGCTCGGCTGCGACGTGATGACCTTCGAGGACGGCAAGCTCCGGCGCAACACCATTTACTACGACGGTCTGACCTTCGCCCGTCAGATCGGCTTCCTGCCGCGCGAGGGCTCGGCTGCCGACAAGGCGATGACCGCAGCGTTCAACGCCAGCGTCGACGTACGCGCCCGGCTCCGCAAGCAGCACGAGGCGCCGGCGAAGAAGGACGTCGCCTAG
- a CDS encoding adenosine deaminase, whose product MSEPIGEQIRRAPKVLLHDHLDGGLRPQTILDLAPEGHLLPAGDAGSLGRWFEEAASSGSLERYLETFDHTVAVMQTADNLRRVARECVADLAEDGVVYAEVRYAPEQHLEGGLALTEVVEAVRDGFAEGEQQARDDGSPIVVRQLLTAMRHQARSQEIAELTVAYRDQGVVGFDIAGAEAGYPPTRHLDAFEYLQRENAHFTIHAGEAFGLPSIWQAIQWCGADRLGHGVRIIDDISVGPDGSPRLGLLASYVRDKRIPLEMCPSSNVQTGAATSIAEHPIALLTKLRFRVTVNTDNRLMSGTSMSREMTLLADAFGYGMADFRWFTINAMKSAFLPFDERLALIDEVIKPAYAVLGAMS is encoded by the coding sequence ATGTCCGAACCTATCGGTGAGCAGATCCGCCGCGCTCCCAAGGTGCTGCTTCACGACCACCTCGACGGCGGGCTGCGCCCGCAGACCATCCTCGACCTGGCTCCGGAAGGGCACCTGCTGCCGGCCGGCGACGCCGGGTCGCTCGGCCGCTGGTTCGAGGAGGCGGCGAGCTCGGGGTCGCTGGAGCGCTACCTCGAGACCTTCGACCACACCGTCGCGGTGATGCAGACCGCCGACAACCTCCGCCGCGTCGCCCGCGAGTGCGTGGCCGACCTGGCCGAGGACGGCGTCGTGTACGCCGAGGTGCGCTACGCGCCCGAGCAGCACCTCGAGGGCGGCCTGGCCCTGACCGAGGTCGTCGAGGCGGTCCGGGACGGCTTCGCCGAGGGCGAGCAGCAGGCCCGCGACGACGGCAGCCCGATCGTGGTCCGGCAGCTGCTGACCGCGATGCGGCACCAGGCGCGCTCGCAGGAGATCGCCGAGCTGACCGTGGCCTACCGCGACCAGGGCGTGGTCGGCTTCGACATCGCCGGCGCGGAGGCGGGCTACCCGCCCACCCGGCACCTGGACGCCTTCGAGTACCTCCAGCGCGAGAACGCGCACTTCACCATCCACGCCGGCGAGGCGTTCGGGCTGCCCTCGATCTGGCAGGCCATCCAGTGGTGCGGCGCCGACCGGCTCGGCCACGGCGTCCGGATCATCGACGACATCAGCGTCGGCCCGGACGGCTCGCCGCGGCTGGGCCTGCTAGCCTCCTACGTGCGGGACAAGCGGATCCCGCTGGAGATGTGTCCCTCGTCCAACGTGCAGACCGGCGCCGCGACCTCGATCGCCGAGCACCCGATCGCGTTGCTCACCAAGCTGCGGTTCCGGGTCACCGTCAACACCGACAACCGGCTGATGAGCGGCACCTCGATGAGCCGGGAGATGACGCTGCTCGCCGACGCGTTCGGCTACGGGATGGCCGACTTCCGCTGGTTCACCATCAATGCGATGAAGTCCGCGTTCCTGCCCTTCGACGAGCGCCTCGCGCTGATCGACGAGGTCATCAAGCCGGCGTACGCCGTCCTCGGCGCGATGAGCTGA